The Fictibacillus arsenicus genome contains a region encoding:
- a CDS encoding ABC transporter ATP-binding protein — MFSVLGKLAWFFKRHWIRYTVAVVLLTGVGIIEIIPPKLIGNTIDSIHMGTITREDMMKTLGIFVAVLVSMYITMYIWMYQLFGGAFIIERTMRSRFMRHLLKMTPTFFEKNRTGDLMARATNDLKAISMTAGFGILTLVDSSLFMLTILFVMGFMISWKLTFAALIPLPVIAFIIKKYGKKVHQRFTVAQDAFGEMNDSVLESIQGVRVIRAYVQEEADVERFNKVTEDVFEKNLAVSRIDALFEPTIKILVGMSYLIGLGYGAYMVFHNTITLGELVTFNVYLGMLIWPMIAVGELINVMERGSASLDRVNETLAYEADVKNREDLVPLSDPGTIKFEDVTFRYPSSESHNLKDINVTVKKGETLGIVGRTGSGKTTLLKQLLREYPVGEGRISFSGVDIEDIALEDLQGWIGYVPQDAILFSKTVQENILFGNSLADTDKLNHVMEMASFKNDVEYLPEGLNTLVGEKGVALSGGQKQRVSIARALCVDPEILILDDALSAVDAKTETAIIGNIRKERAGKTTFITTHRLSAVEHADWIIVIDDGMIVDEGRHEDLIARDGWYKEQHERQQIEQNLNDNKAV; from the coding sequence ATGTTTTCGGTTTTAGGGAAGTTAGCCTGGTTTTTTAAGAGGCATTGGATACGGTATACGGTGGCGGTTGTTCTGTTAACCGGTGTTGGAATTATTGAGATTATTCCTCCTAAACTAATAGGAAATACAATAGATTCCATTCATATGGGTACGATCACTAGAGAAGATATGATGAAAACTCTTGGAATTTTTGTGGCAGTACTGGTATCGATGTATATCACGATGTACATCTGGATGTACCAGCTTTTTGGAGGCGCTTTTATTATAGAACGAACGATGCGTTCAAGATTCATGCGTCACTTATTAAAAATGACTCCTACATTTTTTGAGAAAAATAGAACAGGAGATTTGATGGCACGTGCGACAAACGATTTAAAAGCCATCTCAATGACTGCAGGATTCGGAATTTTAACACTCGTTGATTCGAGTCTTTTCATGCTTACGATCTTGTTTGTAATGGGATTTATGATCAGCTGGAAATTGACGTTTGCAGCTCTTATTCCGCTGCCGGTTATTGCATTTATTATTAAAAAGTACGGTAAAAAAGTGCATCAGCGTTTTACGGTTGCACAGGATGCTTTTGGTGAAATGAACGATTCGGTTCTGGAAAGTATTCAAGGAGTCCGTGTTATCCGTGCTTATGTACAGGAAGAAGCGGATGTAGAACGCTTCAATAAAGTAACCGAAGACGTTTTTGAAAAGAACCTTGCTGTTTCAAGGATCGATGCTCTTTTTGAGCCAACCATTAAGATTCTTGTAGGGATGAGCTATTTGATCGGATTAGGTTATGGAGCATACATGGTTTTTCATAATACGATTACCCTTGGAGAACTTGTTACCTTCAACGTCTATCTAGGTATGCTTATCTGGCCGATGATTGCAGTGGGTGAATTGATCAATGTTATGGAACGCGGAAGTGCTTCACTCGATCGGGTAAATGAAACGCTGGCATATGAAGCAGATGTTAAAAATCGTGAGGATCTTGTTCCTTTATCAGATCCGGGAACGATTAAATTTGAGGATGTCACGTTCCGATATCCTTCATCAGAGTCTCATAACTTAAAAGATATTAATGTTACGGTTAAGAAAGGTGAAACACTCGGAATAGTAGGACGTACCGGAAGCGGTAAGACAACATTGCTTAAGCAATTGCTGAGAGAATATCCTGTTGGTGAAGGGAGAATCAGCTTCTCTGGTGTTGACATTGAAGATATCGCCTTAGAGGATCTTCAAGGCTGGATCGGGTATGTACCGCAGGATGCGATTCTATTTTCTAAAACCGTACAGGAAAACATATTGTTCGGTAATAGTTTAGCAGATACGGATAAACTGAACCATGTTATGGAGATGGCATCATTTAAAAATGATGTTGAGTATCTCCCTGAAGGCTTAAATACCCTTGTTGGAGAAAAAGGTGTAGCTTTATCAGGCGGACAGAAACAGCGTGTTTCTATCGCCCGTGCGTTATGTGTTGATCCTGAAATATTAATTCTCGATGATGCGCTTTCTGCAGTTGATGCAAAAACAGAGACGGCTATTATAGGAAATATTCGTAAAGAACGTGCGGGTAAAACGACATTTATTACAACGCACAGATTATCTGCAGTTGAACACGCAGACTGGATCATCGTCATTGATGACGGAATGATCGTGGATGAAGGCAGACACGAGGATTTGATTGCACGAGATGGCTGGTATAAAGAGCAGCATGAACGCCAGCAAATCGAACAAAACTTAAATGATAATAAGGCGGTGTAG
- a CDS encoding DUF2157 domain-containing protein, with product MNQKWMKQEGQKWVEEKIITSDQLDLIVARYPDSKEMKKSTGILPVLASILIAIGILSFIASNWGDIPPLARLGLLVIIMISFYAAGDKYLKKGNETLGTSLNLLGIVTFGASIILLGQTFHLTATDARLFVFWSLPAVFYLFRDRHKLYFFLLAVLTIGGQLYSMGEFNNFSYFLFVIFLISIGGFVFLYPRTLETWLFTIGLSIQAFLLVIIEDLNLLWFFLFGFALYTAGMWINKSLFKQSFKRMGSLIGFAFAYGLYFTLTNEFLSDFEFPNPAFYLPALIAIFALAILGKRKESIYLPSWELIIFVPYFYLAKVADPLLTGLLYLVVMFAYSGFMLAEGYRNENRSQINFGIVLFLLVCLMGYFNLAWAFMPKSMFFLIGGILLFMLNGFLQRKKKRILKNGGPHHE from the coding sequence ATGAACCAAAAATGGATGAAACAAGAAGGACAAAAATGGGTAGAAGAAAAAATTATTACATCTGACCAGCTTGATTTAATCGTTGCCCGTTATCCAGATTCAAAAGAAATGAAAAAATCTACTGGGATTTTACCTGTTTTAGCAAGCATATTAATCGCAATCGGTATTTTATCGTTTATTGCATCAAATTGGGGTGACATCCCTCCCTTAGCAAGGCTGGGTCTTTTAGTAATAATCATGATCAGTTTCTATGCAGCCGGTGATAAATATCTTAAAAAAGGGAATGAAACTCTGGGAACATCGCTTAATCTTCTTGGAATCGTGACCTTTGGAGCAAGTATTATTTTGTTAGGTCAAACTTTTCACCTGACTGCCACAGATGCAAGGCTTTTTGTGTTTTGGAGCTTACCCGCCGTATTCTATTTATTTCGAGACAGACACAAGCTGTATTTCTTTCTTTTAGCTGTATTAACAATAGGCGGACAGTTGTACAGCATGGGGGAATTTAATAACTTTAGTTATTTTCTTTTTGTTATCTTTTTGATTAGTATTGGAGGTTTTGTTTTTTTATACCCAAGAACATTGGAAACCTGGCTTTTTACAATCGGATTAAGTATTCAAGCATTCTTGTTAGTTATTATTGAAGATCTAAACCTGCTATGGTTCTTCTTGTTCGGGTTTGCTCTATATACAGCTGGCATGTGGATTAATAAATCGTTATTTAAACAATCGTTTAAACGGATGGGGTCTTTAATCGGATTTGCTTTTGCGTACGGTTTGTATTTCACGCTCACAAATGAATTTTTATCAGATTTTGAATTTCCGAACCCTGCGTTTTACCTGCCTGCTTTGATCGCTATTTTTGCCTTAGCAATTCTCGGAAAAAGAAAAGAAAGCATTTATCTGCCTTCATGGGAATTAATCATCTTCGTTCCCTATTTCTATTTAGCGAAAGTGGCAGATCCACTGCTGACTGGTCTTTTGTATCTAGTTGTTATGTTTGCATACTCTGGTTTCATGCTGGCAGAGGGGTACAGGAACGAAAATCGCTCGCAAATTAATTTTGGAATCGTTCTGTTCTTGCTTGTATGTTTAATGGGGTACTTTAACCTTGCATGGGCCTTCATGCCGAAATCAATGTTTTTCTTAATCGGCGGTATTCTGTTATTTATGCTTAATGGTTTCCTTCAGCGCAAGAAAAAGCGAATTCTGAAAAATGGAGGGCCGCATCATGAATAA
- a CDS encoding methyl-accepting chemotaxis protein, whose product MSAELVNLEQATVKINDVVDIVTAIAEQTNLLSLNAAIEAARAGEAGKGFSVVAHEVRKLAEQTKTSVSGVSDLVKNTHKRIEAVSESVASIHHFINDSVSEATEITDFFNAILSKMDESTERSGKLENEVELMAEVVEELSHAVGQIAISADSLSDVTRSMQD is encoded by the coding sequence ATTTCTGCAGAGCTCGTAAACCTTGAACAGGCAACCGTTAAAATCAATGATGTGGTTGATATTGTAACAGCTATTGCTGAACAAACGAACCTTCTTTCACTGAATGCCGCAATTGAAGCGGCGAGAGCTGGAGAAGCAGGTAAAGGGTTCTCGGTTGTTGCTCATGAAGTCAGAAAATTAGCTGAACAGACTAAAACTTCAGTGTCTGGTGTATCAGATCTTGTGAAAAATACTCATAAAAGGATTGAGGCTGTCTCGGAATCTGTAGCAAGCATCCATCACTTCATTAATGACAGTGTTTCTGAAGCTACGGAGATAACGGATTTCTTTAATGCGATTTTATCAAAAATGGATGAAAGCACGGAGAGAAGCGGGAAACTTGAAAATGAAGTTGAATTAATGGCAGAAGTAGTAGAAGAACTCAGCCATGCAGTAGGACAAATCGCTATTTCTGCTGACTCACTTTCAGATGTAACAAGAAGCATGCAAGACTAA
- a CDS encoding protoglobin domain-containing protein gives MASILSILTKKAEKNSVLNLSNDFINEVKINVPSDSEWQKQLNMISLTLEDLSLIRSLKPLISENIEEIVDQFYKNIEHVPGLLQIIQKHSSVNRLKVTLIKHIQEMFDGVIDDIYIDQRRVIAHIHFKIGLQPKWYICSFQDMLLSILSILDKNIESKTEYQRAVKVVTKILNFEQQIVLEAFEFEQIKERTRHEEQKQQITQSVGNSVEELASISEETSAALQELTSKADEVVVFAKDTAESAGEVSKNSLAGKNKLEEHQQMINKVKE, from the coding sequence ATGGCTTCGATCTTGAGCATCTTAACTAAAAAAGCTGAAAAAAACTCTGTGCTGAATTTATCAAATGATTTTATTAATGAAGTGAAAATTAACGTACCGTCAGACAGTGAGTGGCAGAAGCAATTAAACATGATTTCTCTTACACTGGAAGATCTGTCTCTTATCAGGTCGCTAAAGCCCTTAATTTCAGAAAACATTGAGGAAATTGTGGATCAGTTTTATAAAAATATTGAACACGTTCCAGGTCTTCTGCAAATTATTCAAAAACACAGTTCAGTCAACCGTTTGAAAGTTACACTGATCAAACATATTCAAGAAATGTTTGATGGTGTCATTGATGATATATATATAGACCAAAGAAGAGTAATTGCCCACATTCACTTTAAAATAGGATTACAGCCTAAATGGTATATTTGTTCTTTTCAAGATATGCTGCTTTCGATTCTTTCAATTTTAGATAAGAACATTGAGAGTAAAACTGAATATCAGCGTGCGGTCAAAGTAGTCACGAAAATCTTGAATTTCGAACAGCAGATTGTTTTAGAAGCTTTTGAATTTGAACAGATTAAAGAAAGAACACGTCACGAGGAACAGAAACAGCAGATCACCCAATCTGTGGGCAATTCAGTAGAAGAGCTGGCAAGCATCTCAGAGGAAACAAGTGCTGCATTGCAAGAACTCACGTCTAAAGCAGACGAAGTTGTTGTTTTCGCAAAGGATACAGCTGAATCAGCGGGAGAAGTTTCAAAGAATTCACTAGCAGGTAAAAATAAACTCGAAGAGCACCAGCAGATGATCAATAAAGTAAAAGAGTAG
- the ribE gene encoding riboflavin synthase, which yields MFTGIIEELGTIKSINKGNETIVLTISAEKVLQDVNLGDSIAVNGVCLTVTSYNSSQFTVDVMPETFRTSTLKLLNNRDPVNLERAMAAGGRFGGHFVSGHVDGTGQITEKRPEKNAIYYTISLPDHLMRYFMLKGSVCVDGTSLTVFDVTKNTITVSLIPHTADHTILGKKTTGDLVNIECDMLAKYVSRMLSPEKEKTKQKSKLSLDFLQEHGF from the coding sequence TTGTTTACAGGAATCATTGAAGAACTCGGTACGATTAAGTCTATTAATAAAGGAAACGAAACAATCGTTCTCACCATATCTGCTGAAAAAGTTCTGCAGGATGTAAACCTTGGGGACAGTATTGCAGTTAACGGGGTATGTCTTACCGTAACATCTTATAACTCTAGTCAATTCACAGTAGATGTTATGCCTGAAACGTTCAGGACTTCCACATTGAAACTTTTAAACAATCGTGATCCTGTTAATTTAGAACGGGCAATGGCAGCCGGGGGGCGGTTTGGCGGACATTTTGTTTCAGGGCATGTCGATGGAACCGGACAAATCACGGAGAAGCGTCCAGAAAAGAATGCGATCTACTATACCATTTCTCTTCCTGATCATTTGATGAGGTACTTCATGTTAAAAGGGTCCGTATGCGTTGATGGAACGAGCCTTACTGTTTTTGATGTAACAAAGAATACAATTACGGTTTCCCTTATTCCTCATACGGCGGATCATACTATTTTAGGAAAGAAAACAACTGGAGATCTTGTAAACATCGAATGCGATATGCTTGCGAAATACGTATCCAGAATGCTGTCTCCAGAAAAAGAAAAAACTAAACAAAAGTCGAAGCTGTCTCTTGATTTCTTACAAGAGCACGGATTTTAG
- a CDS encoding GDYXXLXY domain-containing protein, translating to MNKKRGWIIAAILQVLFLLFIAGSYYSIDYFGKDIKIKTVPVDPRDILYGDYVTLRFDISNVPVSKWKGETHLLASRQRTAFVVLEENKEGYYEVQSVYPDKPEVKDHQVILKGQAERIWGDTSEQMQINYGIERYYVEENTGKTLEQQASDMVVTVRVAPWGTFKITDIKPR from the coding sequence ATGAATAAAAAAAGAGGCTGGATCATAGCGGCTATACTTCAAGTTTTATTTTTACTATTTATCGCCGGAAGCTACTACAGCATCGATTATTTTGGCAAAGATATCAAAATAAAAACCGTTCCCGTAGATCCTAGAGATATATTATACGGCGATTATGTTACTCTTCGTTTTGATATCAGCAATGTTCCTGTTTCTAAATGGAAAGGCGAAACACACTTATTAGCAAGCAGACAGCGTACCGCATTTGTTGTGCTAGAAGAAAATAAAGAAGGTTATTATGAAGTTCAAAGTGTATATCCTGATAAACCTGAAGTAAAAGATCATCAGGTTATATTAAAAGGGCAGGCTGAAAGAATATGGGGAGATACTTCTGAACAGATGCAGATCAATTATGGAATAGAACGGTATTATGTAGAGGAAAATACCGGGAAAACTTTAGAGCAGCAAGCAAGCGACATGGTTGTTACAGTAAGAGTCGCACCTTGGGGAACATTTAAGATTACAGATATAAAGCCTCGTTGA
- a CDS encoding ABC transporter ATP-binding protein codes for MNVGKRLFQYALQYKKNFILGLLMLTVAIAAELTGPFIAKTMIDDHILGIEKPWYQVSEEEKAAVKYDGNWYKRSDHFDQGENKGKEIRVVQVKRDYFVIDQPVSITGERSAENGEVTISYKGKSETYLADKLSLGETFSFYEPEIAGIMKLMMIYLGLLIFAAFFQYGQRYMLQRSSNLVIKKIRQDVFAHVQRVAITYFDNQPAGKIVSRITNDTEAIKELFINVLANFFTGIIYLTGIFTALFLLDVKLATICLILVPILVVWIKIYRKFASKYNHKIRSTLSDINGMINESINGMTIIQAFKRQRETTEEFETMNKEYFTFQNKLLSLNAMTGHNLVLFLKNLAFMAFIWHFGGQALGVGSAISIGVLYAFVDYLNRMFHPVTGMVNQLAQLEQALVSAERVFVLMDEPGQTVTENEIARYKGNVEFKDVTFSYVDGEPVLKNINFEANQGETVALVGHTGSGKSSIMNLLFRFYDIKQGKIMIDGKDIMELSKQEMRQHMGIVLQDPFLFTGTIASNVSLDNPEITREQVEKALTDVGAMPFINNLPKGLDEPVIEKGSTLSSGQRQLISFARALAYNPAILILDEATASIDTETEAVIQEALDVLKRGRTTFIIAHRLSTIKSADQILVLDRGVIVERGNHDELMEQKGRYFQMYQLQQGKTEKRAEKTA; via the coding sequence ATGAACGTTGGAAAGCGCCTGTTTCAATACGCACTTCAATATAAAAAGAACTTCATTCTAGGATTGCTCATGCTGACTGTTGCAATAGCAGCTGAACTGACTGGACCATTTATCGCTAAAACAATGATTGACGATCATATTCTTGGTATTGAAAAACCATGGTATCAGGTGAGTGAAGAAGAAAAAGCGGCAGTGAAGTACGATGGAAACTGGTATAAACGAAGTGATCATTTTGATCAGGGAGAAAATAAAGGAAAAGAAATACGGGTTGTACAGGTGAAACGTGATTATTTTGTAATTGATCAGCCTGTTTCAATTACCGGTGAACGATCAGCTGAAAATGGAGAAGTGACGATTTCTTATAAAGGAAAATCTGAAACTTACCTGGCGGATAAGCTGAGTCTAGGGGAAACATTCTCTTTCTATGAACCTGAAATTGCAGGGATCATGAAGCTTATGATGATCTATTTAGGGTTGCTTATATTCGCAGCATTCTTTCAGTATGGTCAGCGCTATATGCTGCAGCGATCATCAAACTTGGTTATCAAAAAAATTCGCCAGGACGTATTTGCTCACGTACAGCGAGTAGCGATCACGTATTTTGATAATCAGCCAGCAGGTAAAATCGTTTCTCGCATAACAAACGATACTGAAGCGATAAAAGAACTTTTTATAAACGTACTTGCGAACTTCTTTACGGGAATCATCTATCTGACAGGTATCTTTACAGCATTGTTCTTGCTGGATGTTAAGCTTGCAACGATCTGTTTGATTCTAGTACCGATACTGGTAGTTTGGATTAAGATTTACCGCAAGTTTGCATCAAAGTATAATCATAAAATCCGTTCTACACTCAGTGATATAAATGGAATGATAAATGAGTCAATAAACGGTATGACTATCATTCAGGCATTTAAGAGACAGAGGGAAACAACGGAAGAGTTTGAGACAATGAATAAAGAATACTTCACGTTTCAAAACAAACTGTTAAGTCTGAATGCCATGACAGGACACAATCTAGTATTATTCCTGAAAAACCTTGCATTCATGGCCTTTATTTGGCACTTTGGAGGTCAGGCACTTGGTGTGGGATCAGCTATTTCAATAGGGGTTCTTTATGCTTTTGTAGATTATTTGAACCGAATGTTCCACCCCGTTACAGGGATGGTGAATCAGCTTGCTCAACTAGAACAGGCACTCGTTTCCGCTGAGAGGGTTTTTGTATTAATGGATGAACCAGGTCAGACGGTTACGGAGAACGAAATCGCTCGTTATAAAGGAAATGTAGAATTCAAGGACGTTACTTTCAGCTATGTGGATGGAGAACCTGTGCTGAAAAATATTAACTTTGAAGCAAATCAAGGTGAAACAGTAGCACTTGTTGGCCATACCGGCTCTGGAAAGAGTTCAATCATGAACTTGCTTTTCCGTTTTTATGACATTAAGCAGGGCAAAATTATGATTGACGGCAAGGATATCATGGAACTGTCAAAACAAGAAATGCGTCAGCATATGGGGATTGTTCTTCAAGATCCTTTCTTGTTTACAGGAACGATCGCATCTAACGTTAGCCTTGATAATCCCGAAATTACGAGGGAACAAGTAGAAAAAGCATTAACTGATGTTGGGGCAATGCCTTTTATTAATAACCTTCCAAAAGGGTTGGATGAACCGGTTATTGAGAAGGGAAGTACGCTTTCTTCAGGACAGCGACAGCTGATCTCATTTGCTAGAGCACTTGCATATAATCCGGCGATTTTAATACTGGATGAAGCAACAGCAAGTATTGATACTGAAACAGAAGCTGTCATTCAGGAGGCACTTGATGTATTGAAGCGGGGAAGAACTACGTTCATTATTGCTCACCGCCTTTCAACGATTAAGAGTGCAGACCAGATCCTCGTTCTAGACCGCGGTGTAATTGTGGAACGCGGAAATCATGATGAACTGATGGAGCAAAAAGGACGATACTTCCAAATGTATCAGCTTCAGCAAGGAAAGACAGAAAAACGTGCTGAAAAAACAGCTTAA
- a CDS encoding TrkH family potassium uptake protein, producing the protein MFKNNSATTQQKKNFLTSVQLIVIFYLLSVIAATILLSLPVGHKEGVKLSFIDTLFTAVSAVSVTGLTSVNISETFNHTGVVLLAIVVQIGGIGVMTLGTAIWLLIGKRIGMRERQLIMTDQNQSTLAGLVQLMKQILTLIIGIEVVGTVLFFILFQPYYDTELEVLYHAFFASVTATTNAGFDITGSSLMPFRHDYLVQIVTMFLITSGAIGFPVLVEINNFIKERKYLERYTFTLFTKVTTITFALLVVTGALGIYLLEMNAFFEGKSWHETFFYSMFQSVTTRSGGLSTMDVSEFTVPTLLFLGVMMFIGASPSSVGGGIRTTTFAVAALAIFFYAKGRNTIKIFNREIYPEDIQKSFIVIIVAMVLCTTSTIIISITDPMPIEKIFFEVCSAFGTTGLSTGITGTLSSTGKVILMILMFIGRIGVLSFLFIIRGKVATEHIHYPKEKLIIGQ; encoded by the coding sequence ATGTTTAAAAATAATTCTGCAACTACACAACAAAAAAAGAATTTCTTAACTTCTGTTCAGCTTATCGTAATCTTTTATTTATTGTCCGTTATCGCGGCTACGATTCTATTAAGTTTGCCAGTCGGACATAAAGAGGGAGTAAAGCTTTCTTTCATTGATACATTATTTACAGCAGTAAGTGCTGTGAGTGTTACAGGGCTCACTTCAGTAAATATTTCTGAAACATTCAATCATACTGGTGTTGTTTTACTTGCTATTGTTGTTCAGATTGGCGGTATAGGTGTAATGACACTGGGAACTGCTATTTGGCTGCTAATCGGTAAAAGAATCGGTATGAGAGAGCGGCAGCTTATTATGACAGATCAAAACCAGTCGACTTTGGCGGGTCTCGTTCAGCTTATGAAACAAATTTTAACCTTGATCATCGGGATAGAAGTTGTGGGGACTGTGCTTTTCTTTATCCTGTTCCAGCCATATTACGACACTGAACTGGAGGTACTGTACCACGCTTTCTTCGCCTCAGTTACGGCGACAACAAATGCCGGATTCGATATTACGGGAAGCTCTCTGATGCCGTTTCGTCACGATTACCTCGTTCAGATCGTGACTATGTTTTTGATTACGTCTGGAGCGATCGGTTTTCCTGTATTGGTAGAGATCAATAATTTTATAAAAGAAAGAAAGTATTTGGAGCGCTATACATTTACTCTTTTTACAAAAGTAACAACTATTACGTTTGCATTATTAGTAGTAACGGGAGCATTAGGAATCTACCTGTTGGAGATGAATGCTTTTTTCGAAGGTAAATCGTGGCATGAAACATTCTTTTATTCGATGTTTCAGTCTGTTACAACCCGAAGCGGCGGATTATCTACAATGGACGTCTCAGAGTTTACCGTTCCAACTTTGCTCTTTTTGGGCGTAATGATGTTTATTGGAGCCTCTCCGAGCAGTGTCGGCGGCGGTATTCGGACAACAACATTTGCAGTAGCTGCTTTGGCGATTTTCTTTTATGCAAAAGGACGAAATACGATCAAAATCTTTAATCGGGAAATCTACCCGGAAGATATACAAAAATCATTTATCGTAATAATCGTTGCCATGGTGCTGTGTACAACATCAACCATAATTATTTCAATTACAGACCCAATGCCGATCGAGAAAATCTTTTTTGAAGTCTGTTCCGCATTTGGAACTACAGGACTTTCAACTGGAATCACAGGTACATTAAGTTCAACCGGTAAAGTGATCTTGATGATTTTGATGTTTATCGGACGAATCGGCGTTCTTTCTTTTCTTTTTATTATTCGAGGAAAAGTAGCGACTGAACACATTCATTATCCAAAAGAAAAATTAATAATTGGCCAATAA
- a CDS encoding bifunctional 3,4-dihydroxy-2-butanone-4-phosphate synthase/GTP cyclohydrolase II, whose protein sequence is MFHSIEEAVEDLKAGKIVIVVDDEDRENEGDFVALAEGITAESINFMVTHGRGLVCTPISEEIAVKLDLSPMVAANTDSHGTAFTISVDHVSTTTGISAQERAATVRELVNEDSVPSDFKRPGHIFPLIGKTGGVLRRAGHTEAAIDLAKMAGSKSAGVICEIMKEDGTMARVPELVELAKQHNMKLITIKDLITYRNKTEQMVKREVEINLPTEYGDFKAAGFSNVLDNKEHVALIKGDISDGEPVLVRVHSECLTGDVFGSNRCDCGPQLHAALSQIEKEGRGVLLYMRQEGRGIGLINKMKAYKLQEEGLDTVEANEQLGFAPDLRDYGIGAQILKDLGINKMKLLTNNPRKIAGLKGYDLEVTERVALQMPHNESNEDYLKTKKNKLGHMLHF, encoded by the coding sequence ATGTTCCACTCCATAGAGGAAGCTGTAGAAGATTTAAAAGCAGGAAAAATTGTTATTGTAGTTGATGATGAAGACCGTGAAAATGAAGGGGATTTTGTTGCCCTGGCAGAAGGGATAACAGCTGAATCCATCAACTTTATGGTTACACATGGCAGAGGGTTAGTGTGTACACCGATCTCAGAAGAAATTGCAGTTAAGCTTGATTTATCCCCGATGGTTGCAGCCAATACAGATTCTCATGGCACTGCATTTACGATTAGTGTGGATCATGTATCAACTACAACTGGAATCTCAGCACAAGAACGAGCTGCCACTGTTCGTGAGCTGGTGAATGAAGACTCGGTTCCATCTGATTTCAAACGTCCTGGTCATATTTTTCCATTGATCGGTAAAACAGGCGGAGTCCTAAGAAGAGCCGGTCATACTGAAGCTGCTATCGACCTGGCAAAAATGGCGGGGAGCAAATCTGCGGGTGTTATCTGTGAAATCATGAAAGAAGACGGTACGATGGCACGTGTACCAGAACTTGTAGAATTAGCGAAACAGCACAATATGAAGTTGATAACGATAAAAGATCTGATCACATACCGAAACAAAACAGAGCAAATGGTGAAAAGGGAAGTCGAAATCAACCTTCCAACAGAGTATGGTGATTTTAAAGCGGCTGGCTTTTCTAATGTGTTGGACAACAAAGAACATGTTGCACTGATAAAAGGTGATATAAGCGACGGTGAGCCTGTGTTGGTGCGGGTTCACTCTGAATGTCTGACTGGAGATGTTTTTGGTTCAAACCGCTGTGACTGCGGACCTCAACTTCATGCAGCACTTTCACAGATCGAGAAAGAAGGCCGCGGAGTCTTATTGTATATGAGGCAAGAGGGAAGAGGTATCGGACTCATTAACAAAATGAAAGCTTACAAACTGCAAGAAGAAGGTCTTGATACAGTTGAAGCGAACGAACAGCTTGGGTTTGCGCCAGATTTGCGTGATTACGGAATCGGAGCACAAATCTTAAAAGATCTAGGCATCAATAAAATGAAACTTCTAACGAATAATCCGAGGAAAATCGCCGGTCTTAAAGGCTATGATCTTGAAGTTACCGAGCGAGTAGCGCTTCAGATGCCTCACAATGAAAGCAATGAAGACTATTTGAAAACAAAGAAAAACAAATTGGGGCATATGCTTCATTTCTAA
- the ribH gene encoding 6,7-dimethyl-8-ribityllumazine synthase has protein sequence MAKLFEGHLVGSGLKVGIVAGRFNDFISDKLVSGAQDAFKRHGVSEEDVDIAWVPGAFEIPLIAKKMADSGNYDAVITLGAVIRGSTPHFDYVCNEAAKGVAQASMTSGVPVIFGVLTVDSIEQAIERAGTKAGNKGWEAAVSAIEMANLTRQFS, from the coding sequence ATGGCAAAATTATTTGAAGGACATTTAGTTGGATCAGGATTAAAAGTAGGGATCGTTGCAGGACGCTTTAATGATTTTATTTCAGATAAATTAGTTTCTGGCGCACAGGATGCTTTCAAAAGACATGGGGTTTCAGAAGAAGATGTAGATATCGCCTGGGTTCCAGGAGCATTTGAAATTCCATTAATCGCGAAAAAGATGGCGGACAGCGGAAACTATGATGCCGTTATTACGTTAGGAGCTGTCATCCGCGGATCGACGCCTCATTTTGATTATGTGTGCAACGAAGCTGCTAAAGGTGTAGCGCAAGCATCAATGACGAGCGGTGTGCCTGTCATTTTCGGTGTATTAACAGTAGATTCTATCGAACAGGCTATTGAAAGAGCTGGAACAAAAGCAGGAAACAAGGGCTGGGAAGCTGCGGTTTCTGCAATTGAGATGGCAAACCTAACTCGCCAGTTTTCATAA